The sequence GCGCCAAACTCCGGCCGAGTCCGCCGCCACCCCCTCAAAAACGGACGCCGTCCGCTCCCTCCAGGCTGGTCAGCCTCCGGCCTCCCGCCCCCGAAGCGTCGAGATCGTTACAACGCAACCGGCTCGCTTTAGGCACGCTTCAGTAGGCAATGGCGTTGCCGGAGCCCTAGGCCACGGCCCGAGAGCGCGCACGGGAGGATTGTCACCCGTCGGGTACGGCATCACGTCTCTCTGCGCTCAACTCGCTCGTGGCGTCCACACAGATCGCGGTCGAGGTCCAGGCGCGACGCTGGCAATCTTCGCCATTGCTGCTATGGGCTCAGGTGGACGCTGTTTTCTGCCACAGTCATCAGCGTCGGGGGCGATGCACCGCTGTGCATAGTTGTAGACGCCGGCCCGCGCGCACTGCTGCGGGTCGCCCAACTCGGCGAATGGCACGATCTTCAACAAAGCGAGCCAAACGCCGGAGCGTCCTGCGCTTTTGGTCGCGAGCGCCTCGGCCAGCGTGTCCTGTCACGCTGTCACCGGGCGACAAGCTTGCGAACACGCTGGACCTGTGCCGGCACGCAGTCACGCGGCTGGCACGGACGCGACCATCGGCGGACGGGGGCTGCATGGTCATCGCGCGCGGGATTGGGTGCTGGGCGGGGACAGGCGAAGTCCGGGCGCGTGTGGCGCAGGGTCCCCGGTGGGCGGATATAATGCCCGCCGCAGCGCCCGTAGCTCAGCAGGATAGAGCGGCGGTTTCCTAAACCGCAGGTCGCGTGTTCGAATCACGCCGGGCGCGTTTTGCTAATGTTTTCTCAAATCAGGCTTTAGACTACCCGGGCGGATTGTCGCGCAGGGGTCGGCCCGGGAGAATCACGACACCTCGCGCCGGCGGCGGGCTGGCTCCGGGACGGGGCTCGCTAAGGGGACCGGTTGTGCGCTATTATTCTCGCACGGACAGAACGACTGCGCGGAGTTGTGCTGCGGAGGGTTGCAGTTGCTTAAAGTGCTGCTGTTTTCGGTGCTGTTGATCGTCGGGCTGGTCGGCTCGCAGTTTCTGCCCGGGCTGGCCGGGAGCAGCTACGCGGCGCTTACCCAGGTGCTGAAGCTGCTGACCATGGCGGCGCTCGCGTTCATCATGATCCACGTCGGGCAAGAGTTCGAGATCGACCGATCGCGCCTGCGCTCGTACGGCTGGGACTACGTCGTGGCGGCGACCGCGGCGGCGTTCCCCTGGATCTTCTGCGCAGTGTACTTCGTGCTCGTGCTCGCGCCACCCGCGGGCTGGTCAAGCTGGGATGCCTGGCGTGATGCGCTGCTGGCCGGGAGGTTCGCGGCGCCGACGTCGGCCGGCGTGCTCTTCTCCATGCTCGCCGCCGCCGGGCTGGCGACCACGTGGGTTTTCCGCAAAACGCGCATCCTGGCGATCTTCGACGACCTCGACACCGTGCTGCTCATGATCCCGCTGAAGATGATGATCGTCGGCTGGGCCTGGCAGCTCGGCGTGGTGATCATCGTGATGGCGGTGCAGCTCGCGGTCGCCTGGCGCTACCTCCACCGGTGGCGGATTCCGGCGACCTGGCCCTGGGTGCTCGGCTACGCCGGCGGACTGGCGCTGGTGTGCGAAATCATCTACTTGGTGAGCAAACTGGTCGATGACGTGGTACCGGTGCACATCGAGGTGCTGCTGCCCGCGTTCGTGCTGGGATGCATCATGGCGCGGCCGGGAGATGGAGGGCATGGGTCCGGGCACGCCGCACACGCGGCGTCGGCGGCGGAGGCGCGGGCGAGCACCGTGATTTCGAGCGTGTTCATGGTGCTGGTGGGGCTGTCGATGCCGCCGCTGACAGGAATGGGCGGCACGCCGGAGGAGGTTGCGGCGGCGGACGCGGCCGTGGCGCAGGCGTACGTGGTGGCCGAGGGTGGGGGCGCGGCGGTGAGCCCTGGGGCCGATGGGCCGAGCTGGGGCTGGATCGTGATCCACGTCCTCGTGGTCACGGTGCTGGCGAATCTCGGCAAGATGTTTCCCGCGTTCTGCTATCGTCGTGAGGTTGGGTGGCGGCAGCGGTTGGCGGTGGCGGTGGCGATGTTCCCGCGCGGCGAGGTCGGCGCGGGAGTGCTGATCATCTCGCTGTCATACGGGATCGGCGGGCCCATGATCACGGTGGCGATGCTGTCGCTGGCGCTGAACCTGCTGTTGACGGGCGTCTTCATCGCGGTCGTGCAGCGGCTGATTGTGGCGGAGGGTGCGCAAGGGCAGGAGCCCGGCTGATCCGTCAATCGTCCCCTGGAGAGACTCTGGCGGGGAGAGGGATACAGACAGGGCGGATGCGACGCATCCCCCGGGCTGGCACCCGGGGCTACTCACAGACGCCCGCTGCGCGGGCTGGCGTGGGCCTTCGCTGGCGTTTCGGACTCGGATTGGGCGGCGGTCAGAATCAGCGCGCCGAGACGGGTTGGGCCGGGCGCAGGGCCAACATGCGGTCCAGCGCGATGCGCGACAGGCGGCGGGTCTCGGGGTCCACGCTCACCCGATTCACAACCCGCCCGGCAACCAGGTTCTCCAACACCCAGCAGAGGTGCGGCAGGTCGATGCGATACATCGTGCTGCACAGGCATTGCATTCCAGCCAGCGAGCAGATGTGCTTGTCCGGGTGGGCGCCGGCCAGCCGATTCACCAGGTGGATTTCGGTGCCGACCGCCCAGTAGGTGCCCGCGGCGGCGTCGGTGATTGTGCGGAGGATGTATTCCGTACTGCCGACGAAGTCCGCCCGCTGACACACCTCCCACGTGCACTCGGGATGCACGATGATCCGGTACGGTTCCGGGCGTGCCCGTAGCGTCTCGCAATGCGCCACCTTGAATAGCTGGTGCACGGAGCAGTGACCCTTCCATAGGACGACGCGGGCCGCGGCCAGTCGCTGGGGCGTGACGCCGCCGAACGGCTGGTGCGGATCGTATACGACCATGCTTTCCAGCGGCCAGCCGAGCGCGTACGCCGTGTTGCGCCCGAGGTGCTGATCGGGCAGAAACAGCACACGGTGGCCGCCGGCGGGGTCGCCGTGCGGGTCGGCGCCGTGTAACGCCCATTCAAGCACGAGCTTCGCGTTGGAGCTGGTGCAGCAGGCGCCGCCGTGCGCACCAACAAAGGCCTTGACGGCTGCGCTGGAATTCACGTAGGTAATCGGTGTGAGGGGGATCGGGGCGGCTTTCTCAATCTGTGGCCAGGCAGCTTCGAGCTGGTCAATGTGGGCCATGTCGGCCATGCTGCAGCCGGCGGAGAGGTCCGGCAGGATGACCTGCTGGCTCTCGCTGGTCAGGATGTCGGCGGACTCGGCCATGAAGTGCACGCCGCAGAAGACAATGAACTCGGCCTGAGTCTGCTCGGCGGCGATTTGCGCGAGCTTGAGGCTGTCGCCGGTGAAGTCGGCGAAGGCGATCACGTCGTCTTGCTGGTAGTGGTGGCCGAGGATGACGAGGCGGCGACCGAGCTGTTCGCGGGCGGCGCGGATGCGCGCGGTGAGTTCGCGCTCGGTGCGTTCGGTGTATTCCGGGAGCAGGGGGGCTTGCACGATCATTCGTGTTGTTCCGTTATGCGAGGCCGAGGTCAGGATGGGGGACCGAGCCCTGGTCGGTCGAACAGGCCAGAGGCCTCTCGCCAGCTTTCTGACGCCAACCCATCCATATGCTAGCGCGGGGCGGGGGTGG is a genomic window of Phycisphaerae bacterium containing:
- a CDS encoding sodium:proton antiporter, yielding MLKVLLFSVLLIVGLVGSQFLPGLAGSSYAALTQVLKLLTMAALAFIMIHVGQEFEIDRSRLRSYGWDYVVAATAAAFPWIFCAVYFVLVLAPPAGWSSWDAWRDALLAGRFAAPTSAGVLFSMLAAAGLATTWVFRKTRILAIFDDLDTVLLMIPLKMMIVGWAWQLGVVIIVMAVQLAVAWRYLHRWRIPATWPWVLGYAGGLALVCEIIYLVSKLVDDVVPVHIEVLLPAFVLGCIMARPGDGGHGSGHAAHAASAAEARASTVISSVFMVLVGLSMPPLTGMGGTPEEVAAADAAVAQAYVVAEGGGAAVSPGADGPSWGWIVIHVLVVTVLANLGKMFPAFCYRREVGWRQRLAVAVAMFPRGEVGAGVLIISLSYGIGGPMITVAMLSLALNLLLTGVFIAVVQRLIVAEGAQGQEPG
- the nadA gene encoding quinolinate synthase NadA; this encodes MIVQAPLLPEYTERTERELTARIRAAREQLGRRLVILGHHYQQDDVIAFADFTGDSLKLAQIAAEQTQAEFIVFCGVHFMAESADILTSESQQVILPDLSAGCSMADMAHIDQLEAAWPQIEKAAPIPLTPITYVNSSAAVKAFVGAHGGACCTSSNAKLVLEWALHGADPHGDPAGGHRVLFLPDQHLGRNTAYALGWPLESMVVYDPHQPFGGVTPQRLAAARVVLWKGHCSVHQLFKVAHCETLRARPEPYRIIVHPECTWEVCQRADFVGSTEYILRTITDAAAGTYWAVGTEIHLVNRLAGAHPDKHICSLAGMQCLCSTMYRIDLPHLCWVLENLVAGRVVNRVSVDPETRRLSRIALDRMLALRPAQPVSAR